One region of Halomicrobium sp. LC1Hm genomic DNA includes:
- the cheY gene encoding chemotaxis protein CheY, with protein MPDVLIADDSEFMRNLLREILEEDHNIVGEVENGVEAVEVYKEQTPDLVMMDIVMPIRDGIEATDEIKTSNPDANVIMCTSVGQEEKMKEAVKAGADGYITKPFQKPSVMEAIEDVVPS; from the coding sequence ATGCCAGACGTACTGATTGCCGACGACTCGGAGTTTATGCGCAACCTCCTGCGCGAGATCCTCGAAGAGGATCACAACATCGTGGGGGAGGTCGAAAACGGCGTCGAGGCTGTCGAGGTGTACAAAGAACAGACACCGGATCTGGTGATGATGGACATCGTGATGCCGATCCGGGACGGGATCGAGGCGACCGACGAGATCAAGACGTCCAACCCCGACGCCAACGTCATCATGTGTACCAGCGTCGGCCAGGAAGAGAAGATGAAAGAGGCCGTCAAGGCCGGTGCTGACGGATACATCACCAAGCCGTTCCAGAAACCCAGCGTGATGGAAGCTATCGAGGACGTCGTTCCCTCGTAA
- a CDS encoding archaellin/type IV pilin N-terminal domain-containing protein, with the protein MIELFDDDENDRGQVGIGTLIVFIAMVLVAAIAAGVLINTAGFLQSSAEESGEQSSAQVTNRLQVVNAVGSDIVDDNGDEVTTVELTVKKAPGADNVDLTTTTAQWVSSDGTFDVVSKQALTEGGGTSGDAAFVTSTFQDDDNSIGNSNVLNDPADRATMKFQTDSTNNQDGNLDDADLVQADLDEGSTATIKLNTQAGGETTATLVVPESLSGKSAVSL; encoded by the coding sequence ATGATCGAACTATTCGACGACGACGAGAACGACCGCGGGCAGGTCGGGATCGGGACGCTGATCGTGTTCATCGCGATGGTCCTGGTCGCGGCGATCGCCGCCGGTGTGCTGATCAACACCGCCGGGTTCCTGCAGTCCAGTGCCGAAGAGAGCGGTGAACAGTCCAGTGCGCAGGTCACGAACCGACTACAAGTGGTCAACGCCGTCGGGAGTGACATCGTCGACGACAACGGTGACGAGGTGACGACGGTGGAACTGACCGTCAAGAAGGCACCCGGTGCAGACAACGTGGACTTGACGACGACGACGGCACAGTGGGTCTCCTCCGACGGGACCTTCGACGTGGTGAGTAAGCAAGCACTGACCGAAGGCGGCGGCACGTCCGGTGACGCGGCGTTCGTCACCTCGACGTTCCAGGACGACGACAACTCGATCGGCAACAGTAACGTCCTGAACGACCCGGCCGACCGCGCGACGATGAAGTTCCAGACCGACTCGACGAACAATCAAGACGGGAACCTCGACGACGCTGACCTCGTGCAGGCCGACCTCGACGAAGGGTCGACCGCGACGATCAAGCTGAACACGCAGGCCGGCGGCGAGACGACGGCGACGCTGGTCGTGCCCGAATCCCTCTCCGGGAAATCTGCGGTCAGCCTCTAA
- a CDS encoding helix-turn-helix domain-containing protein codes for MASVDILQTLGNKYSAEILDATDEPASAQELSDELGIPIATCYRRIDELTEHDLLELHDNILSDDRRRIKVYRRSVDEVTVDFDDELSVHVEDRSEVTNKLDEAWRTLSEG; via the coding sequence ATGGCTTCAGTGGATATTCTGCAAACGCTGGGGAACAAATACAGCGCAGAGATCTTGGATGCCACGGACGAGCCCGCGTCTGCCCAGGAACTCAGCGACGAGCTGGGAATCCCGATCGCGACGTGCTACCGCCGGATCGACGAGCTGACCGAACACGACCTGCTCGAACTGCACGACAACATTCTCTCTGACGACCGTCGTCGGATCAAGGTCTATCGCCGCTCTGTCGACGAGGTTACCGTCGATTTCGACGACGAGCTCTCCGTCCACGTCGAGGACCGGTCGGAAGTGACCAACAAACTCGACGAGGCCTGGCGGACCCTCTCAGAGGGATAA
- a CDS encoding ATPase domain-containing protein, whose protein sequence is MIELTKTGIDGLDAILNGGIVTNSTTLVSGNPGAGKSILGLQYIYNGVEQFDEKGIYLSFEENESDLREAAESIGFDKWPEFVENGDIKVYDKQVLLRENDFSSSLELLLDDLEDDKYDRLVLDSLTMFELFFENEKEKRTYLLKFTDILNNNNLTSLLTNEQGAVFPDTDIGLENYLTDGNIYLIQTPTDTGVNRYVWVAKMRKQDIETDIYPMEISWGGIKVHENASAFSMMSEEDSPI, encoded by the coding sequence ATGATCGAACTCACAAAGACAGGTATCGACGGCCTCGACGCAATTCTGAACGGTGGCATCGTCACGAACTCGACGACGCTGGTGAGTGGGAACCCCGGTGCCGGGAAGTCGATTCTCGGCCTCCAGTACATCTACAACGGCGTCGAGCAGTTCGACGAGAAAGGGATCTATCTCTCCTTCGAAGAAAACGAATCCGACCTCAGAGAGGCCGCGGAGTCGATCGGCTTCGACAAGTGGCCCGAATTCGTCGAGAACGGCGACATCAAGGTGTACGACAAGCAGGTCTTGCTTCGGGAGAACGACTTCTCTTCCTCTCTGGAACTGCTCCTCGACGACCTCGAAGACGACAAGTACGACCGACTGGTGCTCGACTCGTTGACGATGTTCGAGCTGTTCTTCGAAAACGAGAAAGAAAAGCGCACGTACCTGCTGAAGTTCACGGACATCCTCAACAACAACAACCTGACGAGTCTCCTCACCAACGAACAGGGTGCGGTGTTCCCCGACACGGACATCGGCCTGGAGAACTACCTCACCGACGGCAACATCTACCTGATTCAGACGCCGACCGACACCGGCGTCAACCGGTACGTCTGGGTCGCGAAGATGCGCAAACAGGACATCGAGACGGACATCTACCCCATGGAGATCTCGTGGGGTGGTATCAAGGTCCACGAAAACGCCAGCGCGTTCTCGATGATGAGCGAAGAGGACTCTCCGATCTGA
- a CDS encoding chemotaxis protein CheW — protein MSTTEGQVLEFELGEETYCVSIDYVTEIVDVGDLTTVPNAPRHVEGVMDLRGRTTSIVNPKSVFGIGDSGAEQRIIVFDPEIIEDQSAAGWLVDEVDQVVQISDDQVDDSPAADSDGSIRGVVKREDDFVIWVDPRVVHSN, from the coding sequence ATGTCAACAACAGAAGGTCAAGTACTCGAATTCGAACTGGGCGAAGAGACGTACTGCGTCAGCATCGACTACGTCACGGAGATCGTCGACGTGGGCGACCTGACGACAGTCCCGAACGCGCCCCGCCACGTCGAAGGTGTGATGGACCTGCGCGGGCGAACCACGTCGATCGTGAACCCCAAATCGGTGTTCGGGATCGGCGATAGCGGCGCAGAACAGCGGATCATCGTCTTCGATCCGGAGATCATCGAAGACCAGAGCGCCGCCGGCTGGCTCGTCGACGAAGTCGATCAGGTGGTCCAGATCTCCGACGACCAGGTCGACGACTCGCCGGCCGCCGACAGCGACGGGTCGATTCGCGGCGTCGTCAAGCGCGAGGACGACTTCGTCATCTGGGTCGATCCCCGGGTCGTCCACTCGAATTAG
- a CDS encoding chemotaxis response regulator protein-glutamate methylesterase produces the protein MAGSTPRAVVADDSHFMRSVISDILNEGGVDVVAEAKNGREAVALVDEHRPDVVTMDVEMPEMDGISAVEQIMEQCPTPVLMLSAHTDENADVTFEALDVGAVDFFTKPGGEVSMEMSRLKDQLLEMVLSVADVDVSGTSGRTPTASPDRSPTSTPEAVADDYEADPTLIIGSSTGGPKMVESVLSELPLAADFRVLVVQHMPGGFTGRFAHRIDARSDYDVREAKDGDRIAGGEALIAAGDYHLRVKNYRNGRLRVKLSDDPPVNSVRPAVDVTMETAADVIDDPLVGVILTGMGNDGAAGIERIKAAGGRTIAQDEATSAVYGMPQRAAETGCVDSILPIEEIPAGIVETIKREVT, from the coding sequence ATGGCCGGTAGTACACCCCGCGCCGTCGTCGCAGACGACTCTCACTTCATGCGTAGTGTCATCTCCGACATCCTGAACGAGGGTGGTGTCGACGTCGTCGCGGAGGCCAAAAACGGTCGCGAGGCGGTCGCGCTCGTCGACGAACACCGGCCGGACGTCGTGACCATGGACGTGGAAATGCCCGAGATGGACGGCATCAGTGCCGTCGAACAGATCATGGAACAGTGCCCGACGCCGGTCCTGATGCTGTCGGCTCACACGGACGAGAACGCGGACGTGACCTTCGAGGCGCTCGACGTGGGTGCGGTCGACTTCTTCACCAAACCCGGCGGTGAGGTCTCGATGGAGATGTCGCGGCTGAAAGATCAGCTCCTCGAGATGGTCCTGTCCGTGGCCGACGTGGACGTGTCGGGCACGTCGGGACGGACGCCGACAGCGTCGCCGGATCGGTCGCCCACCAGTACGCCGGAGGCGGTCGCGGACGACTACGAGGCGGACCCGACGTTGATCATCGGCTCCTCGACGGGCGGCCCGAAGATGGTCGAGTCCGTCCTCTCGGAGTTGCCCCTGGCGGCGGACTTCCGGGTGCTGGTCGTCCAGCACATGCCGGGCGGTTTCACCGGACGGTTCGCGCACCGAATCGACGCCCGGAGCGACTACGACGTACGGGAAGCCAAAGACGGTGACCGCATCGCGGGCGGCGAGGCGTTGATCGCGGCCGGCGACTACCACCTGCGGGTCAAGAACTACCGGAACGGCCGGCTGCGGGTCAAGCTGTCGGACGACCCACCGGTCAACAGCGTCCGACCGGCCGTCGACGTGACCATGGAGACGGCCGCGGACGTGATCGACGACCCGCTGGTGGGGGTGATCCTCACCGGGATGGGCAACGACGGTGCAGCGGGTATCGAGCGGATCAAGGCGGCCGGCGGGCGGACGATCGCACAGGACGAGGCCACGTCGGCGGTCTACGGAATGCCACAGCGAGCGGCCGAGACGGGCTGTGTCGACAGCATCCTGCCGATCGAGGAGATCCCGGCAGGTATCGTCGAGACGATCAAACGAGAGGTGACATAA
- the cheA gene encoding chemotaxis protein CheA, giving the protein MNDQYLDAFIRESEEAITELNNSLLDLESDPEDTEAMESIFRTAHTLKGNFGAMGFDDASSLAHAIEDLLDEMRDGNMPVTPDVMDLIFAGVDKIEAIVSEIEEHGESRTDVDEIVDDLRTVLEEGVDAAESPADDTGGSDETVDDQTDTDSSEDEDVPVETNISPDTADDSVIAAEIDIGDSDMLGVDAMLAIEAVEDYFEVLDAAPQREAVEDGEFSDTFTLYLDAEDPGTVDNTLSGIGKIESAETADVTDALSEKSGSTSDETEHKVDEIKSVRVDVDQLDDLHGLVEQLVTSRIKLRRAVEQDDLDGAGENLNELDKITANLQNTVMDMRLIPLKKVVGKFPRLVRDLSRDLGKEVDFEIEGEDIELDRTILTEISDPLMHILRNSVDHGIEPPEVREEKGKPRTGSVELRASRERDHVIIQVEDDGAGLDVEAIRDKAIEKGVRSPEELEAMDDSSIYDLVFHPGFSTADEVTDTSGRGVGMDVVHDTVTQLDGSVNVESTPGEGTTVSLRLPVTMAIVKVLFVEVGDEEYGIPLKNVDEITRADDRKQVNGKDVIKHNDEIYPIIQLGETFDVPGETANGDGMLVRVRESERQVALHCDSVNSQEEVVVKPLEGILSGTPGLSGTAVLGDGNIVHILDVVTL; this is encoded by the coding sequence ATGAACGATCAGTACCTCGATGCGTTTATTCGAGAGAGCGAAGAGGCGATCACGGAACTGAACAACTCCCTGCTGGATCTGGAGTCGGATCCGGAAGACACGGAAGCGATGGAGTCCATCTTCCGGACGGCACACACGCTGAAGGGGAACTTCGGCGCGATGGGGTTCGACGACGCGTCGTCGCTGGCCCACGCTATCGAGGACCTCCTGGACGAGATGCGGGACGGCAACATGCCCGTCACGCCGGACGTGATGGACCTGATCTTCGCGGGCGTGGACAAGATAGAGGCCATCGTCAGCGAGATCGAAGAACACGGCGAGTCCCGGACCGACGTAGACGAGATCGTCGACGACCTCCGAACGGTCCTCGAAGAGGGCGTCGACGCCGCCGAGAGCCCGGCCGACGACACGGGCGGTTCGGACGAGACTGTCGACGACCAGACCGACACGGACTCGTCCGAGGACGAAGACGTTCCCGTCGAGACGAACATCAGTCCCGACACGGCCGACGACAGCGTCATCGCCGCGGAGATCGACATCGGCGACTCCGACATGCTGGGCGTCGACGCGATGCTGGCGATCGAGGCCGTCGAGGACTACTTCGAGGTGCTCGATGCCGCTCCGCAGCGCGAAGCCGTCGAAGACGGGGAGTTCAGCGACACGTTCACCCTCTACCTCGACGCCGAAGACCCCGGGACCGTCGACAACACGCTCTCCGGGATCGGCAAGATCGAGAGCGCGGAGACGGCGGACGTGACCGACGCGCTCAGCGAGAAAAGCGGGAGCACCAGCGACGAGACCGAACACAAGGTCGACGAGATCAAGTCCGTCCGCGTCGACGTCGACCAGCTCGACGACCTCCACGGACTCGTCGAGCAGCTGGTGACCAGCCGGATCAAACTCCGCCGTGCCGTCGAACAGGACGACCTCGACGGGGCCGGCGAGAACCTCAACGAGCTGGACAAGATCACGGCGAACCTCCAGAACACCGTGATGGACATGCGCCTGATCCCGCTGAAGAAGGTCGTCGGGAAGTTCCCGCGGCTGGTTCGGGACCTCTCGCGGGATCTGGGCAAGGAGGTCGACTTCGAGATCGAGGGCGAAGACATCGAACTCGACCGGACGATCCTCACGGAGATCTCCGACCCGCTGATGCACATCCTGCGAAACTCCGTCGACCACGGGATCGAGCCCCCGGAGGTCCGCGAGGAGAAGGGCAAGCCACGCACGGGCTCGGTCGAGCTCAGGGCCTCCCGCGAGCGCGATCACGTCATCATCCAGGTCGAGGACGACGGGGCCGGTCTCGACGTCGAGGCGATCAGAGACAAGGCCATCGAGAAGGGCGTCCGTTCGCCCGAAGAGCTAGAGGCGATGGACGACTCCTCGATCTACGACCTGGTCTTTCACCCCGGCTTCTCGACGGCCGACGAAGTCACCGACACGAGCGGCCGCGGCGTCGGCATGGACGTGGTCCACGACACAGTCACACAGCTGGATGGCTCGGTCAACGTCGAGTCGACGCCGGGCGAGGGGACGACGGTGTCGCTTCGCCTGCCGGTGACGATGGCGATCGTCAAGGTGCTGTTCGTCGAGGTCGGCGACGAGGAGTACGGGATCCCGCTGAAGAACGTCGACGAGATCACCCGGGCCGACGACCGCAAGCAGGTCAACGGCAAGGACGTGATCAAACACAACGACGAGATCTACCCGATCATTCAGCTGGGCGAGACGTTCGACGTACCCGGTGAGACCGCCAACGGCGACGGGATGCTCGTCCGCGTCCGGGAGTCCGAGCGCCAGGTCGCGTTGCACTGTGACTCGGTCAACAGCCAGGAGGAAGTCGTCGTCAAACCGCTGGAAGGGATTCTCAGCGGGACCCCCGGCCTGTCGGGGACCGCGGTGCTCGGCGACGGAAACATCGTCCACATCCTCGACGTGGTGACGCTATGA
- a CDS encoding protein-glutamate O-methyltransferase CheR, translating into MSQGDQRQFQELLEFIGAEMDFESGFYNDAYLDRRITARMRRTDIDSYREYQRRLERDDDERAALLDSLSINVTGFFRNPEAWESLRSVLRDLTDQHRRVNLWSAPCADGREPYSAAMLALDDPQVDDRSISILGTDINEDILRAAREGTYETSHTTDIADELAPLDDYSEYIEREGDSFRIRKPVSDMVEFEQHDLIRGASKRDFDLVFCRNLLIYIDGEYKVPIFETIEESLREGGYLMIGMTETLPTACRDSFEAVDKQHRIYRKV; encoded by the coding sequence ATGAGCCAGGGCGACCAGCGCCAGTTTCAGGAGCTGCTGGAGTTCATCGGTGCCGAGATGGACTTCGAGTCGGGGTTCTACAACGACGCGTACCTCGATCGCCGCATCACGGCTCGGATGCGCCGGACAGACATCGACAGCTACCGCGAGTACCAGCGGCGACTGGAGCGCGACGACGACGAGCGAGCGGCGCTGCTCGACTCGCTGTCGATCAACGTCACCGGCTTCTTCCGCAACCCAGAAGCCTGGGAGAGCCTCCGGAGCGTCCTCCGGGATTTGACCGACCAGCACCGCCGCGTGAACCTCTGGAGTGCGCCCTGTGCCGACGGTCGAGAGCCGTACTCCGCGGCGATGCTCGCGCTGGACGACCCGCAAGTCGACGACCGGTCGATCTCGATACTGGGGACCGACATCAACGAGGACATCCTCCGGGCGGCACGCGAGGGCACCTACGAGACCTCACACACCACGGACATCGCAGACGAGCTCGCCCCCCTCGACGACTACAGCGAGTACATCGAGCGCGAGGGCGACTCGTTTCGCATCCGGAAGCCCGTCAGCGACATGGTCGAGTTCGAGCAACACGACCTCATCCGGGGCGCGTCGAAGCGGGACTTCGACCTCGTGTTCTGTCGGAACCTCCTGATCTACATCGACGGCGAGTACAAGGTGCCGATCTTCGAGACGATCGAGGAATCGCTGCGTGAGGGTGGCTACCTGATGATCGGGATGACAGAGACGCTGCCGACCGCCTGCCGAGACAGCTTCGAGGCGGTCGACAAGCAACACCGCATCTACCGGAAGGTATGA
- a CDS encoding HEAT repeat domain-containing protein: MSLYQLERDGEVQEIIRTLRESDNPKVRARAAELLGNFPNHDDRRDVVNALVEAAQGEDSRIAATAVDSLDELGGDAIEQLIADMAGVDFGDDGAEWVRAKAFTQALDEDVPELRMAAANGLGQLEQADTVGPLSNCFDDDDPRVRARAARACGKIGDPRAVDPLESLLRDPKAAVRREAADALGSIGNRQALQALLPLYEDDNERVRRIAVGAFGNFGNDRPVDYLVESLTDDSPGVRQTAVYSLIELLSNVPTEQSHEIRDTVVERLSSTDDRSVVVPLVEILEESTQSAQRRNTAWLLGRVTGEQERVRVIESLIDALHEDDQMLRQFAATSLAEIDGDDVERRLLSVVEDEQVDPDVRAQAIFTLGKVGSERSRKTLDRIIDHTENETIRKRAFSAISKLGGRR; encoded by the coding sequence ATGAGCCTCTACCAGCTGGAACGGGACGGCGAGGTACAGGAGATCATCCGGACACTCCGGGAGTCGGACAACCCGAAGGTCAGAGCGCGGGCGGCGGAGCTACTCGGGAACTTCCCGAACCACGACGACCGGCGGGACGTGGTCAACGCCCTCGTCGAGGCGGCCCAGGGCGAGGACAGTCGGATCGCAGCGACGGCCGTCGACTCGCTGGACGAGCTGGGCGGAGACGCGATCGAGCAGCTGATCGCCGACATGGCCGGCGTCGACTTCGGCGACGACGGGGCCGAGTGGGTCCGCGCGAAGGCGTTCACACAGGCCCTCGACGAGGACGTGCCCGAACTCAGGATGGCGGCGGCCAACGGCCTCGGCCAGCTCGAACAGGCGGATACGGTCGGTCCGCTGTCGAACTGCTTCGACGACGACGATCCGCGCGTTCGGGCGCGGGCCGCGCGGGCCTGTGGGAAGATCGGCGATCCACGGGCGGTCGACCCGCTCGAATCCCTGCTCCGGGATCCGAAGGCGGCCGTCCGCAGGGAGGCCGCCGACGCGCTGGGCTCGATCGGGAACCGGCAGGCGCTCCAGGCGCTGCTCCCGCTGTACGAGGACGACAACGAGCGCGTCCGACGGATCGCCGTCGGAGCCTTCGGCAACTTCGGCAACGACCGGCCGGTCGACTACCTCGTCGAGTCGCTCACCGACGACTCGCCCGGCGTCCGCCAGACCGCCGTCTACTCGCTGATCGAACTGCTCTCGAACGTCCCGACAGAGCAGAGCCACGAGATCCGGGACACCGTCGTCGAGCGACTCTCCTCGACCGACGACCGCAGCGTGGTCGTGCCGCTGGTCGAGATCCTCGAAGAGAGTACACAGAGCGCCCAGCGGCGCAACACCGCGTGGCTGCTGGGCCGGGTCACCGGCGAGCAAGAGCGCGTGCGCGTCATCGAGTCGCTGATCGACGCGCTACACGAGGACGATCAGATGCTCCGGCAGTTCGCCGCGACCAGCCTGGCCGAGATCGACGGCGACGACGTGGAGCGGCGGCTCCTGTCGGTCGTCGAGGACGAGCAGGTCGACCCCGACGTGCGCGCACAGGCGATCTTCACGCTCGGGAAGGTCGGGAGCGAGCGCTCGCGCAAGACCCTGGACCGAATCATCGACCACACCGAGAACGAGACGATCCGCAAGCGAGCGTTCTCGGCGATCTCCAAGCTCGGCGGCCGACGATGA
- a CDS encoding CheF family chemotaxis protein, with protein MSDGEQKLADAKGKFVQVVKDGRKRNDIDWRAGRIILSNKRLVLVSNEGKRTIPLSKIASITGRDNVNKAIAKVSGYLSLQVGPNVTLIAPQDIEAFEAKLYSALLDQTVVLVKHPAVEGGVVRDTEWEKGRLKIDGDSVDLAIASGSFVELEVEDVGSAELETKTVMDSQRRVAEIEHTIEGTSVETHVSGSKSDVSVLASFVRRGEQAGEVDVELSKEENEVLMALYTGVSPFQIPDFVGMEIEQVEEIYDRLIEYGILEPVRTRREVQLEARGRSIAGEAVDDQ; from the coding sequence ATGAGCGACGGCGAACAGAAGCTGGCCGACGCCAAGGGGAAGTTCGTCCAGGTCGTCAAGGACGGCCGCAAGCGCAACGACATCGACTGGCGAGCGGGCCGGATCATCCTCTCGAACAAGCGACTGGTACTCGTCAGCAACGAGGGCAAGCGGACCATCCCGCTCTCGAAGATCGCCTCGATCACGGGCCGCGACAACGTCAACAAGGCCATCGCGAAGGTGTCGGGCTATCTCTCCTTGCAGGTCGGACCGAACGTCACGCTGATCGCCCCACAAGACATCGAGGCGTTCGAGGCGAAGCTGTACAGCGCGCTGCTGGACCAGACCGTCGTCCTCGTGAAGCACCCGGCCGTCGAGGGCGGCGTCGTCCGGGACACAGAGTGGGAGAAAGGACGGCTCAAGATCGACGGCGACAGCGTCGACCTCGCGATCGCGTCTGGCTCGTTCGTCGAGCTAGAGGTCGAAGACGTGGGCAGCGCCGAACTGGAGACGAAGACGGTGATGGACAGCCAGCGCCGCGTCGCCGAGATCGAACACACGATCGAGGGGACCAGCGTCGAGACCCACGTCTCGGGCTCGAAGAGCGACGTCTCCGTGCTCGCCTCGTTCGTGCGACGGGGCGAGCAGGCCGGCGAGGTCGACGTGGAGCTCAGCAAGGAGGAAAACGAGGTCTTGATGGCGCTGTACACCGGCGTCTCCCCGTTCCAGATCCCCGACTTCGTCGGCATGGAGATCGAACAGGTCGAGGAGATTTACGACCGGCTCATCGAGTACGGTATTCTGGAGCCGGTTCGGACTCGCCGCGAGGTCCAGCTAGAGGCCCGTGGCCGCTCGATCGCTGGCGAAGCCGTCGACGATCAGTGA